Proteins encoded in a region of the Misgurnus anguillicaudatus chromosome 9, ASM2758022v2, whole genome shotgun sequence genome:
- the LOC129423577 gene encoding liver-expressed antimicrobial peptide 2 — translation MYLQHLTHAKFGFCLLLLFVLTFQVSSVPVVSTEVQTDLLQSHIPHRIARMSPLWRIMAFKPYGAYCQDNIECTTGLCRNGHCSFNEPVHA, via the exons ATGTATCTGCAACATCTTACCCATGCAAAATTTGGATTTTGCCTGTTGCTCTTGTTTGTGCTGACATTTCAG GTATCTAGTGTGCCAGTGGTGAGTACAGAGGTACAAACTGATCTTTTGCAATCTCATATACCGCACCGGATAGCACGTATGTCCCCTCTGTGGCGAATAATGGCATTCAAACCATATGGAGCCTATTGCCAGGACAATATAGAGTGTACGACCGGATTGTGCAG GAATGGCCATTGCTCTTTTAATGAGCCTGTACATGCTTAG